Proteins from a genomic interval of Marmoricola sp. OAE513:
- a CDS encoding PhoH family protein, producing the protein MDTSVLLADPGALKRFDEHEVVLPVVVITELEGKRHHSELGYFARTALRMLDELRVENGRLDSPVPIGEHGGTIRVELNHTDAESLPSGFRLGDNDTRILAVANNLANEGFAVTLVSKDLPLRIKASAVGLDAEEYLGEQIHESDAGWTGVAEMDVLSSDLDELYEDSVIDLDDARDLPCHTGLVLMSDRGSALGRVGADKRVHLVKGDREAFGLHGRSAEQRVALDLLLDPEIGIVSLGGRAGTGKSALALCAGLETVMERRQHKKVVVFRPLFAVGGQELGYLPGSESEKMSPWGQAVFDTLGAITTPEVIDEILDRGMLEVLPLTHIRGRSLHDAFVIVDEAQSLERNVLLTVLSRMGANSKVVLTHDVAQRDNLRVGRHDGVVAVVDKLKGHPLFAHVTLTRSERSPIAALVTEMLEHVSM; encoded by the coding sequence CTGGACACCTCCGTGCTCCTGGCGGATCCCGGGGCCCTGAAGAGGTTCGACGAGCACGAGGTCGTGCTGCCCGTCGTGGTGATCACCGAGCTGGAGGGCAAACGGCACCACTCCGAGCTCGGCTACTTCGCCCGGACGGCGCTGCGGATGCTCGACGAGCTCCGCGTCGAGAACGGCCGTCTGGACAGCCCGGTCCCGATCGGCGAGCACGGCGGCACCATCCGGGTGGAGCTGAACCACACCGACGCCGAGTCGCTGCCCTCGGGGTTCCGGCTGGGGGACAACGACACCCGGATCCTCGCCGTTGCGAACAACCTGGCCAACGAGGGCTTCGCGGTCACGCTGGTGTCCAAGGACCTGCCGCTGCGGATCAAGGCCTCGGCCGTCGGCCTGGACGCCGAGGAGTACCTCGGTGAGCAGATCCACGAGTCGGACGCCGGGTGGACCGGGGTGGCCGAGATGGACGTCCTGTCCAGCGACCTCGACGAGCTGTACGAGGACAGCGTCATCGATCTCGACGACGCGCGGGATCTCCCGTGCCACACGGGTCTCGTGCTGATGTCGGACCGCGGCAGCGCGCTGGGTCGGGTCGGGGCCGACAAGCGGGTGCACCTGGTCAAGGGCGACCGCGAGGCCTTCGGGCTGCACGGTCGCTCCGCCGAGCAGCGGGTCGCGCTCGACCTGCTCCTGGACCCGGAGATCGGGATCGTGTCGTTGGGAGGGCGAGCGGGGACGGGGAAGTCGGCGCTCGCTCTCTGCGCCGGCCTCGAGACCGTCATGGAGCGTCGCCAGCACAAGAAGGTGGTCGTCTTCCGTCCGTTGTTCGCGGTCGGTGGTCAGGAGCTCGGCTACCTGCCCGGCAGCGAGTCGGAGAAGATGTCGCCGTGGGGCCAGGCCGTCTTCGACACCCTGGGTGCGATCACCACGCCTGAGGTGATCGACGAGATCCTCGACCGCGGGATGCTCGAGGTGCTGCCCCTGACGCACATCCGGGGCCGGTCGCTGCACGACGCGTTCGTCATCGTCGACGAGGCGCAGTCGCTGGAGCGCAACGTGCTCCTGACGGTGCTCTCGCGGATGGGCGCGAACTCCAAGGTGGTCCTGACCCACGACGTCGCTCAGCGCGACAACCTGCGGGTCGGTCGGCACGACGGCGTCGTGGCCGTGGTGGACAAGCTCAAGGGCCACCCGCTGTTCGCCCACGTGACCTTGACCCGGTCCGAGCGGTCGCCGATCGCGGCCCTGGTCACCGAGATGCTCGAGCACGTCTCCATGTAG
- a CDS encoding isoprenyl transferase gives MADWKRGLRRVLYPAYEARLARRLPADRIPQHVGVMLDGNRRWAKAVGADTAGGYQAGAANIEPLLGWCEEVGVKVVTLWLLSTDNLNRPPEQLEGLLRIIEGAVESLAVQRRWRLHPVGALDLLPAKTAERLKAAEESTRDADGILVNIAVGYGGRREIADAVRSLLHAEAAKGKTIEDLAEVIDVEHIAEHLYTKGQPDPDLVIRTSGEQRLGGFLLWQSAHSEFYFCEAYWPDFRRVDFLRAVRAYAVRDRRLGR, from the coding sequence GTGGCTGATTGGAAGCGTGGGCTCCGTCGGGTTCTGTACCCCGCGTACGAGGCCCGTCTCGCACGCCGCCTCCCGGCCGACCGGATCCCGCAGCACGTGGGAGTCATGCTCGACGGCAACCGACGCTGGGCCAAGGCCGTCGGCGCGGACACCGCTGGTGGCTACCAGGCCGGCGCCGCCAACATCGAACCGCTGCTCGGCTGGTGCGAGGAGGTCGGCGTCAAGGTCGTCACCCTCTGGCTGCTGTCCACCGACAACCTGAACCGTCCGCCCGAGCAGCTCGAGGGGCTCCTGCGCATCATCGAGGGCGCGGTCGAGTCCCTGGCGGTCCAGCGCCGCTGGCGACTTCACCCGGTGGGCGCGCTCGACCTGCTTCCGGCCAAGACCGCCGAGCGGCTCAAGGCGGCCGAGGAGTCGACCCGCGACGCCGACGGCATCCTGGTCAACATCGCCGTCGGGTACGGCGGTCGTCGCGAGATCGCCGACGCGGTCCGCTCGCTCCTGCACGCCGAGGCCGCCAAGGGCAAGACCATCGAGGACCTCGCCGAGGTGATCGACGTCGAGCACATCGCCGAGCACCTCTACACCAAGGGCCAGCCCGATCCGGACCTCGTCATCCGCACCTCGGGGGAGCAGCGCCTCGGGGGTTTCCTGCTGTGGCAGAGCGCGCACAGCGAGTTCTACTTCTGCGAGGCCTACTGGCCCGACTTCCGTCGCGTCGACTTCCTGCGTGCGGTGCGTGCCTACGCGGTCCGCGACCGTCGTCTCGGTCGCTGA
- a CDS encoding hemolysin III family protein, with protein MNAKVPVSEKAEEVVDKAADVAADSALQLHRAMMAAKPKLRGWLHAATSPLTIAAGVVLICLSPTAATKVSSALFAGTAILLFTVSGIYHRGNWSPKVWAFWKRFDHANIFFLIAGSYTPFAITLLDGGARVGMLVIVWTGAVLGVGFKLFWTNAPRWLSAPIYIALGWAAIFYADDFAGGGSAVITLVVVGGGLYTLGGLVYALKRPDPFPTWFGFHEIFHLFTIAAFVCHYIAASIATYKLR; from the coding sequence ATGAACGCCAAGGTCCCCGTCTCCGAGAAGGCCGAAGAGGTCGTCGACAAGGCGGCCGACGTCGCCGCCGACTCCGCCCTGCAGCTGCACCGGGCGATGATGGCGGCCAAGCCAAAGCTCCGCGGCTGGCTGCACGCCGCGACCTCGCCGCTGACGATCGCGGCCGGCGTCGTCCTGATCTGCCTGTCCCCCACTGCCGCGACGAAGGTGTCCTCGGCACTGTTCGCCGGCACAGCGATCCTGCTGTTCACCGTGAGCGGGATCTACCACCGCGGCAACTGGTCGCCGAAGGTCTGGGCGTTCTGGAAGCGCTTCGACCACGCCAACATCTTCTTCCTGATCGCCGGCTCCTACACGCCGTTCGCGATCACACTGCTCGACGGTGGCGCCCGCGTCGGCATGCTCGTCATCGTCTGGACCGGTGCGGTTCTCGGCGTCGGCTTCAAGTTGTTCTGGACCAACGCACCGCGCTGGCTCTCGGCGCCGATCTACATCGCGCTCGGCTGGGCGGCGATCTTCTACGCCGACGACTTCGCCGGCGGTGGCTCGGCAGTGATCACCCTGGTCGTGGTCGGCGGCGGGCTCTACACCCTCGGCGGACTGGTCTACGCGCTGAAGCGGCCCGACCCGTTCCCGACGTGGTTCGGCTTCCACGAGATCTTCCACCTGTTCACGATCGCCGCGTTCGTGTGCCACTACATCGCGGCGTCGATAGCGACGTACAAGCTGCGCTGA
- a CDS encoding thioredoxin domain-containing protein, whose product MGNRLASATSPYLLQHADNPVDWWEWGPEAFAEARRRDVPVLLSVGYAACHWCHVMAHESFEDQATADYLNAHYVSVKVDREERPDVDAVYMQATVATTGHGGWPMTCVLDHDGRPFFAGTYFPDQPRHGQPSFTQLLQAITDAWNDRREDVGTTAENIAAHIASNAVLEGSAPLDREVLDAAAGKVSREFDDVNAGFGGSPKFPPSMLVEFQLRHGGATDLAQAVATLERMARGGIYDQLGGGFARYSVDARWVVPHFEKMLYDNALLLSAYTSWFAVTGDPLARRIAEETGAFLVDELGTPQGGFSSALDADSEGAEGTYYVWTPAQLVEVLGADDGAWAASLLTVTEQGTFEHGSSVLQLLADPDDTDRWASVRQRLLAARARRERPAEDDKVVAAWNGLAVSGLARAAGVLEKPELLGAAVRAGTLLWDLHLADGRLRRVSRDGVVGKHAGVLEDYGCVADGFLALVEATGDDVWLERSGVLLEVALTQFADGDGGFHDTADDAETLIARPRDPSDNASPSGHSAVTHALLRYAALTGSGRHRDAAEAALATVRPLAERAPRFAGWSLAAAESAVDGPLEVVVVTEPGDPDGAALAARARRRLGAVVLVVSPEQARTSQIPLLHGRDLVEGRAAAYVCRGMVCERPVTDVGSLFV is encoded by the coding sequence ATGGGGAACCGACTCGCGTCCGCCACCAGCCCGTACCTCCTCCAGCACGCCGACAACCCGGTCGACTGGTGGGAGTGGGGTCCAGAGGCCTTCGCCGAGGCCAGGCGCCGCGACGTCCCGGTCCTGCTGAGCGTCGGGTACGCCGCCTGCCACTGGTGCCACGTGATGGCGCACGAGTCGTTCGAGGACCAGGCCACCGCGGACTACCTGAACGCGCACTACGTCAGCGTCAAGGTCGACCGCGAGGAGCGGCCCGACGTCGACGCGGTCTACATGCAGGCGACCGTGGCGACGACCGGGCACGGCGGCTGGCCGATGACCTGCGTGCTCGACCACGACGGCCGGCCGTTCTTCGCCGGAACCTACTTCCCGGACCAGCCGCGGCACGGGCAGCCGAGCTTCACCCAGCTGCTGCAGGCGATCACCGACGCGTGGAACGACCGGCGCGAGGACGTCGGGACGACGGCTGAGAACATCGCCGCGCACATCGCCTCGAACGCCGTGCTGGAGGGTTCGGCCCCGCTCGACCGCGAGGTGCTCGACGCCGCCGCCGGCAAGGTCTCCCGCGAGTTCGACGACGTCAACGCGGGCTTCGGTGGTTCGCCGAAGTTCCCACCGTCCATGCTGGTCGAGTTCCAGCTGCGGCACGGGGGAGCGACCGACCTCGCGCAGGCGGTCGCGACGCTCGAGCGGATGGCCCGCGGCGGGATCTACGACCAGCTCGGCGGCGGGTTCGCGCGCTACTCGGTCGACGCCCGCTGGGTGGTGCCGCACTTCGAGAAGATGCTCTACGACAACGCGCTGCTGCTGTCGGCGTACACGTCCTGGTTCGCCGTCACCGGGGACCCGCTCGCCCGTCGGATCGCGGAGGAGACCGGCGCGTTCCTGGTCGACGAGCTCGGTACCCCGCAGGGCGGGTTCTCCTCGGCGCTGGATGCCGACTCCGAAGGAGCCGAGGGGACCTACTACGTCTGGACCCCCGCTCAACTCGTCGAGGTGCTCGGCGCCGACGACGGTGCCTGGGCCGCTTCGCTGCTCACGGTGACCGAGCAGGGCACCTTCGAGCACGGTTCTTCCGTGCTCCAGCTGCTCGCCGATCCCGACGACACCGACCGGTGGGCCTCGGTGCGCCAGCGTCTGCTCGCGGCGCGGGCGCGGCGCGAGCGGCCCGCCGAGGACGACAAGGTGGTCGCGGCCTGGAACGGCCTGGCCGTCTCCGGCCTGGCACGGGCAGCCGGCGTGCTCGAGAAGCCGGAGCTGCTCGGCGCCGCCGTCCGGGCGGGGACGCTGCTGTGGGACCTGCACCTGGCTGACGGGCGCCTGCGCCGCGTATCCCGGGACGGCGTCGTCGGCAAGCACGCCGGTGTTCTCGAGGACTACGGCTGCGTCGCCGACGGATTCCTCGCACTCGTCGAGGCCACGGGAGACGACGTCTGGCTCGAGCGTTCGGGCGTGCTGCTCGAGGTCGCGCTGACCCAGTTCGCCGACGGCGACGGTGGGTTCCACGACACCGCGGACGACGCCGAGACATTGATCGCCCGCCCCCGCGACCCGTCCGACAACGCCAGCCCGTCGGGGCACTCGGCCGTCACCCACGCCCTGCTCCGGTACGCCGCGCTGACCGGTTCCGGACGCCACCGCGACGCGGCCGAGGCAGCGCTCGCGACCGTGCGTCCTCTGGCCGAACGAGCGCCGCGCTTCGCCGGGTGGTCGTTGGCAGCCGCGGAGTCCGCCGTCGACGGACCGCTGGAGGTCGTCGTCGTCACCGAGCCGGGCGACCCGGACGGAGCGGCTCTCGCCGCTCGTGCGCGGCGCCGACTGGGTGCCGTGGTCCTGGTCGTCAGCCCCGAGCAGGCCCGCACCTCGCAGATCCCGCTGCTGCACGGCCGCGACCTGGTCGAGGGCCGGGCGGCGGCGTACGTCTGCCGCGGGATGGTGTGCGAGCGGCCGGTCACCGACGTGGGGTCGCTGTTCGTCTGA
- a CDS encoding Fur family transcriptional regulator, which translates to MKRDMVLGVLEGSPEFLSAQDIHAALRASGQKVGLATVYRVVQALQESGAIDALRNENGELTYRSCESTGHHHHLVCRACGRTVEVQGPAVERWADSVAAEHGFAEVSHTVEVFGICGDHRS; encoded by the coding sequence ATGAAGCGGGACATGGTGCTCGGGGTGCTGGAGGGGAGTCCGGAGTTTCTCAGCGCCCAGGACATCCATGCCGCGCTGCGGGCCAGCGGCCAGAAGGTCGGCCTCGCCACGGTCTACCGGGTCGTCCAGGCGCTCCAGGAGTCCGGCGCGATCGATGCGCTGCGCAACGAGAACGGCGAGCTCACGTACCGCAGCTGCGAGTCCACCGGCCACCATCACCACCTGGTCTGCCGCGCGTGTGGTCGGACCGTCGAGGTGCAAGGCCCTGCCGTCGAGAGGTGGGCGGACTCGGTCGCCGCCGAGCACGGGTTCGCCGAGGTCTCCCACACCGTCGAGGTGTTCGGGATCTGCGGGGACCACCGCTCCTAG
- the rpsN gene encoding 30S ribosomal protein S14: MAKKSKIAANDRRRATVARYAERRADLKETLRTSAPGSAELAAAVAALSRLPRDASPVRVRNRDQVDGRPRGYLRQAGVSRIRFRAMAHAGELPGITTSSW; encoded by the coding sequence ATGGCCAAGAAGTCCAAGATCGCCGCGAACGACCGGCGCAGGGCGACGGTCGCCCGGTACGCCGAACGGCGTGCCGACCTGAAGGAGACCCTGCGTACCTCGGCGCCCGGGAGCGCCGAGCTCGCCGCGGCCGTCGCGGCGCTCAGCCGGCTGCCCCGGGACGCGTCACCGGTCCGGGTCCGGAACCGGGACCAGGTCGACGGACGCCCTCGCGGCTACCTGCGGCAGGCGGGCGTCTCCCGGATCCGGTTCCGGGCGATGGCGCACGCCGGCGAGCTGCCCGGCATCACCACGTCCAGCTGGTAG
- the rpmG gene encoding 50S ribosomal protein L33 yields the protein MAKRGNDLRPVVKLRSTAGTGVTYVTRKNRRNDPDRLELRKYDPKVRRHVVFREER from the coding sequence ATGGCGAAGCGAGGAAACGACCTGCGCCCGGTCGTGAAGCTGCGCTCGACCGCCGGCACCGGCGTCACCTACGTGACCCGGAAGAACCGGCGCAACGATCCCGACCGGCTCGAGCTGCGCAAGTACGACCCGAAGGTGCGTCGGCACGTCGTGTTCCGGGAGGAGCGCTGA
- the rpmB gene encoding 50S ribosomal protein L28: MARTCQVTGRRPGFGHHVSHSHRRTNRRFEVNVQTKHYWVPSLGRTVKLRVSARGIKVIDVRGIEVVVADLRRSGVRL; the protein is encoded by the coding sequence ATGGCACGCACCTGCCAGGTCACCGGGCGCCGCCCCGGTTTCGGCCACCACGTCTCGCACTCGCACCGCCGTACGAACCGGCGCTTCGAGGTGAACGTGCAGACCAAGCACTACTGGGTCCCGAGCCTCGGCCGGACCGTGAAGCTCCGGGTCAGCGCCCGCGGCATCAAGGTGATCGATGTCCGCGGCATCGAGGTCGTCGTCGCCGACCTGCGACGCAGCGGGGTGCGGCTCTGA
- the ykgO gene encoding type B 50S ribosomal protein L36 yields the protein MKVRNSLRSLKKQPGAQVVRRRGRTFVINKLNPRLKARQG from the coding sequence GTGAAGGTCCGAAACTCCCTGCGCTCGCTGAAGAAGCAGCCGGGCGCCCAAGTGGTCCGCCGGCGCGGGCGCACGTTCGTGATCAACAAGCTGAACCCGCGGCTCAAGGCCCGTCAGGGCTGA
- the rpmF gene encoding 50S ribosomal protein L32 — protein MAVPKRRTSRSNTRHRRSRWKAEAADLVPIVVAGVPHRVPRRLVRAVARGLVDPATGRPA, from the coding sequence GTGGCAGTACCCAAGCGTCGTACGTCGCGCAGCAACACACGTCACCGTCGATCCCGCTGGAAAGCGGAGGCGGCCGACCTGGTCCCCATCGTCGTCGCCGGGGTTCCGCACCGGGTCCCGCGGCGGCTCGTCCGGGCTGTCGCTCGGGGTCTGGTCGACCCGGCGACGGGGCGGCCGGCATGA
- a CDS encoding GTP-binding protein has product MRTPLVVVTGVDPAAIDAAMIGPSWDLPDAVAVRHRIDPESQVLTRIVSHAGGIVEHVDIPLEHACVTCALREDILPTLERLGRDKRWRSVLAALPAAAEANQLGNVMARNATLNRFLRLAGVVAAVSSDDLVHDLLADDLLHERGWHSNPFDERGVGETACALIEYADLVVLDDDPGAEAADLVRALARPDARVLSGFHQVDSGALLQGLHSHRETTAWSATVRTAALPPLEESGAWRMGFTSMRPFHPERLLEQIERLGAGRHRSRGSFWVPTRPDAVLEWSGAGDQLSIGSHDTWGRRMPETRLLFTGVGTPPSDLAVAFDEFLLTATEASRSHASWNVLEDGLEPWLGDIRDVA; this is encoded by the coding sequence GTGAGGACCCCGCTGGTCGTCGTCACCGGCGTCGACCCCGCAGCGATCGACGCGGCGATGATCGGACCGTCCTGGGACCTTCCCGATGCCGTCGCGGTGCGCCACCGGATCGATCCGGAGTCGCAGGTGCTCACCCGGATCGTCAGCCACGCGGGCGGCATCGTCGAGCACGTCGACATCCCGCTGGAACACGCGTGCGTCACCTGCGCCCTGCGGGAGGACATCCTGCCGACACTCGAGCGGTTGGGGCGGGACAAGCGGTGGCGCAGCGTCCTGGCTGCGCTGCCAGCCGCCGCCGAGGCGAACCAGCTCGGCAACGTGATGGCCAGGAACGCGACCCTCAACCGGTTCCTGCGCCTCGCCGGCGTCGTCGCTGCGGTGTCCTCGGACGACCTGGTGCACGACCTGCTCGCGGACGATCTGCTGCACGAGCGTGGGTGGCACTCCAACCCGTTCGACGAGCGTGGTGTGGGGGAGACGGCGTGCGCACTGATCGAGTACGCCGACCTCGTCGTCCTCGACGATGATCCGGGCGCAGAGGCGGCTGACCTGGTCCGGGCTCTCGCGCGGCCCGACGCACGGGTGCTGAGCGGCTTCCACCAGGTCGACTCCGGTGCGCTGCTCCAGGGGCTCCACTCCCACCGGGAGACGACGGCCTGGTCGGCAACGGTGCGGACGGCGGCACTTCCCCCGCTTGAGGAATCCGGTGCCTGGCGGATGGGCTTCACCTCGATGCGACCGTTCCACCCCGAACGGCTCCTGGAGCAGATCGAACGCCTGGGCGCCGGTCGGCACCGGTCCCGGGGCAGCTTCTGGGTCCCCACCCGCCCGGACGCGGTCCTGGAGTGGTCGGGCGCCGGCGACCAGCTGAGCATCGGCAGTCATGACACCTGGGGGCGCCGGATGCCCGAGACCAGGCTGCTCTTCACCGGCGTCGGCACGCCGCCGAGCGATCTCGCCGTCGCCTTCGACGAGTTCCTGCTCACCGCCACCGAAGCGAGCCGCTCCCACGCGTCCTGGAACGTGCTGGAGGACGGACTGGAGCCGTGGCTCGGTGACATCCGCGACGTGGCCTGA
- a CDS encoding type B 50S ribosomal protein L31 has protein sequence MQHGIHPQYDEVVFRDRSTGDLIVTRSTLASRSDLATVQVGGRSLPVVDVDVTSHSHGFWTGTTRTLDSEGRVQRFERRYGGRS, from the coding sequence ATGCAGCACGGGATCCACCCCCAGTACGACGAGGTCGTCTTCCGTGACCGGTCGACCGGCGACCTGATCGTCACCCGGTCCACCCTGGCGTCCCGGTCGGACCTGGCCACCGTCCAGGTCGGCGGACGCTCGCTGCCCGTGGTCGACGTCGACGTCACGAGCCACAGCCACGGGTTCTGGACCGGCACGACGCGCACGCTGGACAGCGAAGGCCGGGTTCAGCGGTTCGAGCGGCGCTACGGGGGCCGCTCGTGA
- a CDS encoding nuclear transport factor 2 family protein produces MSDADKREIHETVLRYCRAVDRLDYAGIRAVYADDGVDHHTGFSGTADEFVAWLEKGLPHLDGTMHLVGNHLSEVDGDQAVAETYGTAVHWGTPADLPAINFTSGFRYVDHFVRTPAGWRIRERFAVREWTRNDAGRITAPTGDGPENGLRGRRDADDPFELLRQRVLG; encoded by the coding sequence ATGAGCGACGCCGACAAGCGCGAGATCCACGAGACCGTGCTGCGCTACTGCCGCGCGGTGGACCGGCTCGACTACGCCGGCATCCGCGCCGTGTACGCCGACGACGGCGTCGACCACCACACCGGGTTCAGCGGCACTGCTGACGAATTCGTCGCGTGGTTGGAGAAGGGGCTTCCCCACCTCGACGGCACCATGCACCTGGTCGGCAACCACCTCAGCGAGGTCGACGGCGACCAGGCGGTTGCGGAGACCTACGGGACAGCAGTGCACTGGGGGACCCCGGCGGACCTGCCCGCGATCAACTTCACCTCCGGCTTCCGCTACGTCGACCACTTCGTCCGTACGCCGGCCGGCTGGCGGATCCGGGAGCGCTTCGCCGTCCGGGAGTGGACGCGCAACGACGCCGGTCGGATCACCGCCCCGACTGGTGACGGCCCCGAGAACGGACTCCGCGGGCGACGTGACGCTGACGAC